The following are from one region of the Arcobacter defluvii genome:
- the exbB gene encoding TonB-system energizer ExbB: protein MIDTLKIYIEYSIIGVLALMSFLTLWFAFERYFFLSKIKLEDYKKVGELENDLTKNITTLYTIASNAPYIGLFGTVCGIMITFYKISESSNFDTNSVMMGLALALKATALGILVAIFTTIIYNAIARKIDVLMARWRDLNES, encoded by the coding sequence ATGATAGATACACTAAAAATTTATATTGAGTATAGCATTATTGGAGTTTTAGCACTTATGAGTTTTTTAACTCTATGGTTTGCTTTTGAAAGATACTTTTTTCTTTCAAAAATAAAACTAGAAGATTATAAAAAAGTTGGTGAATTAGAAAATGATTTAACAAAAAATATCACTACTTTATATACTATTGCTTCAAATGCTCCTTATATTGGACTTTTTGGAACTGTTTGTGGAATAATGATAACTTTTTATAAAATTTCTGAAAGTTCTAATTTTGATACAAATAGTGTGATGATGGGATTGGCTTTAGCTTTAAAAGCAACGGCTTTAGGTATTTTAGTTGCTATTTTTACAACAATCATTTATAACGCAATAGCTAGAAAAATCGATGTTTTAATGGCAAGATGGAGAGATTTAAATGAAAGTTAA
- a CDS encoding ExbD/TolR family protein, giving the protein MKVKKFDSMNVIPFIDIILVLLAIVLIFSTFIAQGRIEITLPKASTNEQTDLKFKELIIDANGQLVFEKENLEIKQLKQLLQTLPKDTPISLKADENTPFKTFVQIIDIFKELKMDKISIITELQR; this is encoded by the coding sequence ATGAAAGTTAAAAAATTTGACTCTATGAATGTAATCCCATTTATAGATATTATTCTTGTTTTATTAGCTATTGTTTTAATTTTTTCTACCTTTATTGCTCAAGGTAGAATAGAAATAACTCTACCAAAAGCATCTACAAATGAACAAACTGATTTAAAATTTAAAGAGTTAATTATTGATGCAAATGGTCAATTAGTATTTGAAAAAGAAAATCTTGAAATAAAACAATTAAAACAATTACTACAAACTCTTCCAAAAGATACACCTATATCTTTAAAAGCTGATGAAAATACTCCTTTTAAAACTTTTGTACAAATAATAGATATTTTTAAAGAGTTAAAAATGGATAAAATATCTATAATTACAGAGTTACAACGATGA
- a CDS encoding energy transducer TonB, with amino-acid sequence MNNSLKAFIISLLIHASLFAMIFNFEEPKPEKKELIILNMNMIQNISQVQKQEIQQIPEIEKKIEEKVIEPEPIKEPTPIKKEIPKKIEKKTEKPKIKPLKKIEESKKMEEITEKVITKEEIKKIEKVKTEPNYQQKYLDDNLASIIKAIKKYKKYPLQAKKRGMIGKTLIQCTITTSGKLINIKILEGSKHNLLDENSIEILTKASKEFVAPQKDVTLTIPFNYELN; translated from the coding sequence ATGAATAATTCACTAAAAGCTTTTATAATTTCTTTGTTAATTCATGCCTCACTATTTGCAATGATATTCAATTTTGAAGAACCAAAGCCAGAAAAGAAAGAGCTTATAATCTTAAATATGAATATGATTCAAAATATATCCCAAGTTCAAAAACAAGAGATTCAACAAATACCAGAAATTGAAAAGAAAATTGAAGAAAAAGTTATAGAACCTGAACCTATAAAAGAACCAACTCCAATAAAAAAAGAGATTCCTAAAAAAATAGAAAAAAAGACTGAAAAACCAAAAATTAAACCTCTAAAAAAAATAGAAGAATCTAAAAAAATGGAAGAAATCACAGAAAAAGTTATAACAAAAGAAGAAATAAAAAAGATTGAAAAAGTTAAAACAGAACCAAACTATCAACAAAAATATCTAGATGACAATCTTGCTAGTATTATTAAAGCTATAAAAAAATATAAGAAATATCCTCTACAAGCTAAAAAAAGAGGAATGATAGGAAAAACCTTAATTCAATGTACAATCACTACAAGTGGAAAACTTATAAATATAAAAATATTAGAAGGTTCAAAACATAATTTGTTGGATGAGAACAGTATAGAAATTTTAACAAAAGCTTCTAAAGAGTTTGTAGCTCCACAAAAAGATGTTACTTTAACCATCCCTTTTAACTACGAATTAAATTAA
- a CDS encoding cold-shock protein: MNDRYNGTVKWFNNEKGFGFIQLDDSDKDLFVHHSEVKKSGFGRVSLEDGQKVTFSIGTGVKGEQAKSVETI; encoded by the coding sequence ATGAACGATAGATATAACGGAACTGTAAAATGGTTCAACAATGAAAAAGGTTTTGGATTTATTCAATTAGATGATAGTGATAAAGATTTATTCGTACATCATAGTGAAGTAAAAAAAAGTGGATTTGGTAGAGTTTCATTAGAAGATGGTCAAAAAGTTACTTTCTCAATTGGAACAGGTGTTAAAGGTGAACAAGCTAAAAGTGTAGAAACAATCTAA
- a CDS encoding methionine-R-sulfoxide reductase encodes MKYNELTQEEKYVIENKGTEYPFTGIYNDFYEEGIFTCKKCDTPLYKSEDKFKSGCGWPSFDDEIKGAVKRVPDRDGRRIEIVCASCGAHLGHVFEGEGFTSKDTRHCVNSISLNFEAKA; translated from the coding sequence ATGAAATATAATGAATTAACTCAAGAAGAAAAATATGTAATTGAAAATAAAGGAACAGAATATCCATTTACTGGGATTTATAATGATTTTTATGAAGAAGGTATCTTTACATGTAAAAAATGTGATACGCCTTTATATAAAAGTGAAGATAAATTTAAATCAGGTTGTGGTTGGCCTAGTTTTGATGATGAAATAAAAGGTGCTGTAAAAAGAGTTCCAGATAGAGATGGTCGAAGAATAGAAATAGTTTGTGCTTCTTGTGGGGCACATTTAGGGCATGTTTTTGAAGGAGAAGGATTTACATCAAAAGATACTAGACATTGTGTAAATTCAATTTCTTTAAATTTTGAAGCAAAAGCTTAA
- a CDS encoding response regulator: MHKKYENRILLVDDDPKNLQVAMSILRDYNVIYAQNGDKALELLEKNQFDLILLDVVMPIMDGYQVCSKIKSNEKTKKIPVVFLTVKDDEKDIVKGFELGAVDYITKPFYSEVLLKRVEVHLKLASVMQELEHINKNLNQKVKEQVEELRHKDEIIVQHSKIDAMAAIIDVISLQWKEPVDKIRLYLQSLDFKFADNEDFKSDNVFKKTLMEVKKLDEIMGDFHKFFNNHKNKEDVNLKVSLDNTLFSLRDEIDNLDIKVNIKGNNLISLNIVFDEIKHIFNKLILKSIDSFKSTNLVTNKIIDISFENIDESVYITYEDNSDNYDEHQIKKFFASPNLFKYDNFDLGFYLVKVFIEKNFGLLNIEKTQNGIKYSIRFDK; encoded by the coding sequence ATGCATAAAAAGTATGAAAATAGAATTTTATTAGTAGATGATGACCCTAAAAATTTACAAGTTGCTATGAGTATTTTGAGGGATTATAATGTTATTTATGCACAAAATGGAGATAAAGCTTTAGAATTATTAGAAAAAAATCAATTTGATTTAATTTTACTTGATGTAGTTATGCCAATTATGGATGGTTATCAAGTATGTTCAAAAATCAAATCTAATGAAAAAACAAAAAAAATACCAGTTGTTTTTTTAACTGTAAAAGATGATGAAAAAGATATAGTGAAAGGTTTTGAATTAGGTGCAGTTGATTATATAACAAAGCCATTTTATAGTGAAGTTTTATTAAAAAGAGTTGAGGTTCATCTAAAATTAGCAAGTGTTATGCAAGAGTTAGAACACATAAATAAAAATCTAAATCAAAAGGTAAAAGAGCAAGTTGAAGAGTTAAGACATAAAGATGAAATAATAGTTCAACATTCAAAAATAGATGCAATGGCAGCAATAATTGATGTAATATCTTTACAATGGAAAGAACCAGTTGATAAAATAAGGCTTTATTTACAATCTTTAGATTTTAAATTTGCTGATAATGAAGATTTTAAATCAGATAATGTTTTTAAAAAAACGTTAATGGAAGTAAAAAAATTAGATGAAATTATGGGAGATTTTCATAAGTTTTTTAATAATCATAAAAATAAAGAAGATGTTAATTTAAAAGTATCTTTAGACAATACACTTTTTTCATTGAGAGATGAAATAGATAATTTGGATATAAAAGTAAATATAAAAGGTAATAATTTGATTTCCTTGAATATAGTGTTTGATGAAATCAAACATATTTTTAATAAATTAATTTTAAAATCAATTGATAGTTTTAAATCTACAAATTTAGTAACAAATAAAATAATAGATATTTCTTTTGAAAATATTGATGAATCAGTTTATATAACTTATGAAGATAATTCAGATAATTACGATGAACATCAAATAAAAAAATTCTTTGCATCTCCAAATTTATTTAAATATGATAATTTTGATTTAGGTTTTTATTTAGTGAAAGTATTTATTGAAAAAAATTTTGGATTATTAAATATAGAAAAAACTCAAAATGGAATAAAATATAGTATAAGATTTGATAAATAA
- a CDS encoding response regulator, whose product MESKILIVDDVPKNIQMAMNILKNEGHKMYYAKSGEMALKLVNEHDFDLILLDIMMPDMNGFTVCSKLKSDEKTKNIPVIFLSGKDSTQDIEQAYESGGLDYVVKPFINIELITKANSYVKLKQLEDKFNRL is encoded by the coding sequence ATGGAAAGTAAAATATTGATAGTTGATGATGTACCTAAAAATATTCAAATGGCAATGAATATTTTAAAAAATGAAGGTCATAAAATGTATTATGCAAAAAGTGGGGAAATGGCATTAAAACTTGTAAATGAACATGATTTTGATTTAATCTTACTTGATATTATGATGCCTGATATGAATGGTTTTACAGTTTGTTCTAAATTAAAAAGTGATGAAAAAACAAAAAATATTCCAGTAATTTTTTTATCAGGAAAAGATTCAACTCAAGATATAGAACAAGCTTATGAAAGTGGAGGGCTTGATTATGTTGTAAAGCCTTTTATCAACATAGAGTTAATTACAAAAGCAAATTCATATGTAAAACTGAAACAATTAGAAGATAAATTTAATAGATTATAA
- a CDS encoding transporter substrate-binding domain-containing protein, whose product MKYITFLLLFVSVLFCNVERDNNLIFTKEELTWIKNNPKIKVGVDANWPPFDYIDITGQHQGVSSEYLNLITKYTGLRFDIYSDAWINVLDKIQKKELDLLACAAKTSQRESYLNFTDSYLDVEIVVVGRKDLKLNTFDEIKNYKVAVQKNNYIYEDLSRMFPNMKFYFVKSNEEAFKAISYGKADFYLGNLAVVTYFIEKDLLTNLEIKMKSDFESAKLSIAVLKENKILFDIIQKVLDSISEEEKDKINKKWILENESKERLINFSKEELDWLKQNPIIYLSGDPKWPPFSFYEDGKYVGIIPDMLNLLKEVSGINFSHLDTNSWQDSVNLLKNKEIKILDAVTITPSMSKILDFTSKYFSSQIVIIGNKKNERYISSIKDLENIKNKTLGLVEGHFITEMIKRDNPDLEIFGTFKDIPEGLKALSTGMIDYFILDIPTFDYYSKIYSLSNLKIVGITGYNTEYRFGVEKDNIILVSIMNKILKHIPQDRKDEIYRKWIKIDSGKNIDYDLIWKISVISFIILSIIFYWNRKLKQEIKEKEKIQKELEKERNNINSLNEELKKAKDVAENIARQKSEFLANMSHEIRTPMNSVIGFTEILDKEIQNPLHKEYLSSIKKGGDSLLRIINDILDLSKIEAGKLEIKQESINPTNMFLEIESIFHSKIISKNITFIVEIDKTIPKYIIMDGVRIRQILFNLIGNAIKFTEKGYIKLKVENVYKDNIKSKIDLIFSVEDTGIGIDGNNLKSIFNAFEQVKNQDVAKYGGTGLGLAICAKLVHMMNGEIEVQSEKNRGSIFRVILRDIPVSSMEEKTNSNKLSASNIAFEKAQILVVDDVEENRKLVQASLKDYDIDLIMANNGQEALDKLKNINVDLILMDLRMPIMDGYEAAVIIKNDERLKNIPLIALTASVMGKDLEKVSKYGFDGYLRKPVILDDLIEELGKYLKYFFVNEDFLEKDIYKVIDIKKLQEVIDKLENELRDEWKEIKDGGDFSLIEEFAQKLYDLSIQKDIYLLKDYSSELLKNIEAFDIEKVDYLMNTYIELIDNLKVKLENGK is encoded by the coding sequence ATGAAATATATAACTTTTTTACTACTATTTGTTTCTGTGCTTTTCTGTAATGTTGAAAGAGATAATAATTTAATTTTTACAAAAGAAGAATTAACTTGGATAAAAAATAATCCCAAAATAAAAGTAGGGGTAGATGCAAATTGGCCTCCTTTTGACTACATAGATATAACTGGTCAACATCAAGGAGTCTCTTCTGAATATTTAAATCTTATAACTAAATATACAGGTTTAAGATTTGATATATATTCTGATGCTTGGATAAATGTATTAGATAAAATTCAAAAAAAAGAGCTAGATTTATTAGCTTGTGCTGCAAAAACTTCTCAAAGAGAAAGTTATCTTAATTTTACAGATTCTTATTTAGATGTTGAAATCGTTGTTGTTGGAAGAAAAGATTTAAAACTTAATACTTTTGATGAAATAAAAAATTATAAAGTAGCTGTTCAAAAAAACAATTATATATATGAAGATTTATCTAGAATGTTTCCTAATATGAAGTTTTATTTTGTTAAGTCAAATGAAGAAGCTTTTAAAGCTATTTCTTATGGAAAAGCAGATTTTTATTTAGGAAATTTGGCTGTTGTTACATATTTTATAGAAAAAGATTTACTTACAAATTTAGAAATAAAGATGAAATCAGATTTTGAAAGTGCAAAGTTATCAATAGCAGTTTTAAAAGAGAATAAAATTTTATTTGACATAATTCAAAAAGTTCTTGATAGTATTAGCGAAGAAGAAAAAGATAAAATAAATAAAAAATGGATATTAGAGAATGAATCAAAAGAAAGATTAATAAATTTCTCAAAAGAAGAATTGGATTGGTTAAAACAAAATCCAATAATATATTTATCTGGTGATCCCAAATGGCCACCTTTTTCTTTTTATGAAGATGGCAAATATGTTGGAATTATTCCTGATATGTTAAATTTATTAAAAGAAGTTAGTGGAATTAATTTTTCACATCTTGATACAAATAGTTGGCAAGATTCTGTTAATTTACTAAAAAATAAAGAAATAAAAATACTTGATGCTGTTACAATAACTCCTTCAATGTCAAAAATCTTAGATTTTACTTCAAAATATTTTTCTTCTCAAATTGTAATTATTGGAAATAAAAAAAATGAAAGATATATAAGTTCCATAAAAGATTTAGAAAATATAAAAAATAAAACACTAGGTTTGGTTGAAGGGCATTTTATAACTGAAATGATAAAAAGAGATAATCCTGATTTAGAAATTTTTGGTACTTTTAAAGATATACCAGAAGGATTAAAAGCATTATCAACAGGTATGATAGATTATTTTATATTAGATATCCCAACTTTTGATTATTACAGCAAAATATATAGTTTAAGTAATTTAAAAATAGTTGGAATTACTGGATACAACACTGAATATAGATTTGGTGTTGAAAAAGACAATATTATTTTAGTATCAATTATGAATAAAATTTTAAAACATATTCCCCAAGATAGAAAAGATGAAATTTATAGAAAATGGATAAAAATTGATAGTGGAAAAAATATTGATTATGATTTAATCTGGAAAATAAGTGTTATATCTTTTATTATTCTAAGCATAATTTTTTATTGGAATAGAAAACTAAAACAAGAGATAAAAGAAAAAGAAAAAATCCAAAAAGAGCTAGAAAAAGAGAGAAATAATATAAATTCTTTAAATGAAGAATTAAAAAAAGCAAAAGATGTAGCTGAAAATATCGCTAGACAAAAGAGTGAGTTTTTGGCAAATATGAGCCATGAAATAAGAACTCCTATGAATTCTGTTATTGGATTTACAGAAATTTTAGATAAAGAAATACAAAATCCTTTGCATAAAGAGTATTTGAGTTCTATAAAAAAAGGAGGAGATTCTTTATTAAGAATTATAAATGATATTTTAGATCTTTCAAAAATTGAAGCAGGAAAGCTTGAAATAAAACAAGAATCAATAAACCCTACAAATATGTTTTTAGAAATTGAATCTATTTTTCATTCAAAAATTATAAGTAAAAATATAACTTTTATTGTAGAAATTGATAAAACAATACCAAAGTATATAATAATGGATGGTGTAAGAATAAGACAAATTTTATTTAATTTAATTGGAAATGCGATTAAATTTACAGAAAAAGGTTACATAAAACTAAAAGTTGAAAATGTATATAAAGATAATATAAAAAGTAAAATAGATTTGATTTTTAGTGTTGAAGATACTGGAATTGGTATAGATGGGAATAATCTAAAATCAATTTTTAATGCTTTTGAACAAGTGAAAAATCAAGATGTTGCAAAATATGGTGGGACAGGTTTAGGTCTTGCAATTTGTGCAAAGCTTGTTCATATGATGAATGGTGAAATAGAGGTTCAAAGTGAAAAAAATAGAGGCTCTATTTTTAGAGTAATTTTGCGAGATATTCCTGTTAGTTCTATGGAAGAAAAAACTAATTCAAATAAATTATCAGCTTCAAATATTGCTTTTGAAAAAGCACAAATATTAGTAGTTGATGATGTAGAAGAGAATAGAAAGTTAGTACAAGCAAGTTTGAAAGATTATGATATAGATTTGATAATGGCTAATAATGGGCAAGAAGCTTTAGATAAATTAAAAAATATAAATGTTGATTTAATACTTATGGATTTAAGAATGCCTATAATGGATGGATATGAAGCTGCTGTAATAATAAAAAATGATGAAAGATTAAAAAATATTCCTTTGATTGCTCTTACAGCTTCTGTTATGGGAAAAGATTTAGAAAAAGTGTCAAAATATGGTTTTGATGGATATTTAAGAAAACCTGTTATTTTAGATGATTTAATAGAAGAGTTAGGTAAATATTTAAAATATTTTTTTGTAAATGAAGATTTTCTAGAAAAAGATATTTATAAAGTTATTGATATTAAAAAATTGCAAGAAGTTATTGATAAATTAGAAAATGAGTTAAGAGATGAATGGAAAGAGATTAAAGATGGAGGAGATTTCTCTTTAATTGAAGAATTTGCACAGAAATTATATGATTTATCAATACAAAAAGATATTTATTTATTAAAAGATTATTCTTCAGAATTATTAAAAAATATTGAAGCTTTTGATATTGAGAAAGTTGATTATTTAATGAATACTTATATAGAATTAATTGATAACTTAAAGGTAAAACTTGAAAATGGAAAGTAA
- a CDS encoding fumarylacetoacetate hydrolase family protein, whose amino-acid sequence MNKIFLDDIEIIPSKVVCIGRNYMDHINELNNEVPEDMVFFIKPNSAVSNRLVFPKNQNSCHYEAEISFLIEDDKISAVGFGLDLTLREVQSKLKAKGLPWERAKAFDGAAVFSKFISFDKDISKLEIELYINGELKQKGDYSLMINKPNEIINEAKTFLSFEDGDILMSGTPKGVGLFKVGDVFLGRILFDNKIILEEEFIVF is encoded by the coding sequence ATGAATAAAATATTTTTAGATGATATTGAAATAATTCCATCAAAAGTTGTTTGTATTGGAAGGAATTATATGGATCATATAAATGAACTTAATAACGAAGTTCCAGAAGATATGGTATTTTTTATTAAACCAAATTCAGCAGTTTCAAATAGATTGGTTTTTCCTAAAAATCAAAATTCTTGTCATTATGAAGCTGAGATTTCATTTTTAATTGAAGATGATAAAATAAGCGCTGTTGGATTTGGTTTAGATTTAACACTAAGAGAAGTTCAAAGTAAATTAAAAGCAAAAGGTTTACCTTGGGAAAGAGCAAAGGCTTTTGATGGAGCTGCTGTTTTTTCAAAATTTATTAGTTTTGATAAAGATATTTCAAAATTAGAAATTGAACTTTACATAAATGGTGAATTAAAACAAAAAGGTGATTATTCTTTGATGATAAATAAACCAAATGAGATTATAAATGAAGCAAAAACATTTTTAAGTTTTGAAGATGGTGATATTTTAATGAGCGGAACACCTAAAGGTGTTGGTTTATTTAAAGTTGGAGATGTTTTTCTTGGAAGAATACTTTTTGATAATAAAATAATTTTAGAAGAAGAGTTTATAGTTTTTTAA
- a CDS encoding sulfite exporter TauE/SafE family protein, which translates to MFGLEFLIAYALLGIIVGIAAGLLGIGGGGIIVPVLTALFLAQGISSENVVHLALGTSMATIVITSISSLRAHNKKQGVLWDVVKMMAPGVLIGTFLATFLASILSSLFLAIFFSVFMAYVSIQMFLNKKPKPSRTLFSPIIQFFSGSLIGAISAMVSIGGGSLSVPYLLWQNVELKKAIGTSAAIGLPIAISGTLGYMINGWSHTNLDDLILGYVSLPAFAIVAFFSFLTAPIGVKLVHILPVGIVKKVFACLLMLLSIKMLLTFI; encoded by the coding sequence ATGTTTGGATTAGAATTTTTAATTGCTTATGCTTTATTAGGTATTATAGTAGGGATAGCAGCAGGTTTATTAGGAATAGGTGGAGGTGGAATAATAGTTCCAGTATTAACAGCTTTATTTTTAGCACAAGGGATTTCTAGTGAAAATGTTGTACATTTAGCACTAGGAACCTCAATGGCAACTATTGTTATTACTTCAATCTCTAGTTTAAGAGCACATAATAAAAAACAAGGTGTTCTTTGGGATGTTGTTAAGATGATGGCACCTGGAGTTTTAATAGGAACATTTTTAGCTACCTTTTTAGCTTCAATTTTAAGTTCGTTATTTTTGGCCATATTCTTTTCAGTTTTTATGGCATATGTTTCTATTCAAATGTTTTTAAATAAAAAGCCAAAACCAAGTAGAACTCTTTTCTCTCCTATTATTCAGTTTTTTTCTGGTTCTTTAATTGGAGCAATTTCAGCAATGGTTTCTATTGGTGGAGGTTCTCTTAGTGTTCCCTATTTATTATGGCAAAATGTAGAACTTAAAAAAGCTATAGGTACAAGTGCTGCTATTGGTTTACCAATAGCAATAAGTGGAACATTAGGTTATATGATAAATGGTTGGTCTCACACAAATTTGGATGATTTAATTTTAGGTTATGTATCTTTGCCTGCATTTGCAATAGTTGCTTTTTTTAGTTTTCTAACTGCACCAATTGGTGTTAAATTGGTACATATTTTACCAGTTGGAATTGTAAAAAAAGTATTTGCTTGTTTATTAATGCTTTTAAGTATTAAAATGTTACTTACATTTATTTAA
- a CDS encoding DsrE family protein, with the protein MKNNLLIVWTNGDIEVANKFPLLYSSVILDRGYWETAHLMLWGPSILLAKNNQQIQEQLKKIQKTGVKMSACIVCVEDYEATSILEELNIEITHTGELLTSALKDDTYAVMTI; encoded by the coding sequence ATGAAAAATAATTTATTAATTGTTTGGACAAATGGTGATATTGAAGTTGCAAATAAATTTCCACTTTTATACTCTTCTGTTATATTAGATAGAGGATATTGGGAAACAGCCCATTTAATGCTATGGGGACCATCTATTTTATTAGCAAAAAACAATCAACAAATCCAAGAACAACTAAAAAAAATACAAAAAACAGGTGTAAAAATGAGCGCTTGTATTGTCTGTGTAGAAGACTATGAAGCAACTTCTATTTTGGAAGAATTAAATATAGAAATTACTCATACAGGTGAACTTTTAACAAGTGCATTAAAAGATGATACTTATGCTGTTATGACTATTTAA
- a CDS encoding NUDIX hydrolase has translation MKKNNLKKLVSKLPKHPNVLGRDRFFNSAVLIPLVKIDGEYHLIFQKRAAHIRQGGDICFPGGGFESDVDKDFKDTALRETYEELGIPKKDIKILGQLDTYVAPIGAIIESFVARVKKKAYNNMKIDHNEVEKTIVIPISFFKDNEPKEYTLAHEIQPYKIDENGNKEIFFPVEELGLPDTYKKPWGNKRHKIWVYEYEGEVIWGITSVLIKDVIDKY, from the coding sequence ATGAAAAAAAATAATTTAAAAAAATTAGTATCAAAACTTCCAAAACATCCAAATGTTTTGGGAAGGGATAGATTTTTTAATAGTGCTGTATTAATACCACTTGTAAAAATAGATGGTGAATATCATTTGATATTTCAAAAAAGAGCTGCACATATTAGACAAGGTGGAGATATTTGTTTCCCTGGTGGTGGTTTTGAATCAGATGTCGATAAAGATTTTAAAGATACAGCTTTAAGAGAGACTTATGAAGAGTTAGGAATTCCTAAAAAAGATATAAAAATTTTAGGACAACTTGATACTTATGTAGCTCCAATTGGTGCAATAATTGAATCTTTTGTAGCAAGAGTTAAGAAAAAAGCTTATAATAATATGAAGATTGATCATAATGAAGTTGAAAAAACGATAGTTATTCCTATCTCTTTTTTTAAAGATAATGAACCAAAAGAGTATACTTTAGCTCATGAGATTCAGCCATATAAAATAGATGAAAATGGAAATAAAGAGATATTTTTCCCTGTTGAAGAACTTGGGCTTCCTGATACTTATAAAAAACCTTGGGGAAATAAAAGACATAAAATTTGGGTTTATGAGTATGAAGGAGAAGTAATTTGGGGAATTACTTCAGTTTTAATAAAAGATGTTATTGATAAATATTAA
- the bioA gene encoding adenosylmethionine--8-amino-7-oxononanoate transaminase, translating to MNWLDIDNIHVWHPYNALPSKTKILPVKKTNNTTIFLETGVELIDGMSSWWSAIHGYNHPKLNEAIKKQVDIMPHIMFGGLAHEQASILCEKLVKLTGLNSVFLCDSGSVSVEVSLKTAILYQKAKGLNKYKFLALEHSYHGDTLGAMSVCDPLNSMHSIYGSYLSKNIFTTAPALGFDSDCSKEIKDLENILEKHHQEIAGFILEPIVQGAGGMRIYNPSYLEKARELCDKYNILLIFDEIATGFGHTGRMFAFEWTNIKPDIITVGKGLTGGYMTMAAMITSKEISDTISDSEIGVLMHGPTFMANPLACSVANASIDLLLSSSWQKKVNKIEEIFKKELETIKGLDLVKDVRNIGAIGIIELKEDCFAQEIQDYCVKNGVWIRPFGTLVYSIVAYTIEEKNLIKIIRTMCDAIKSIKKK from the coding sequence TTGAATTGGTTAGATATAGATAATATACACGTTTGGCATCCTTATAATGCTCTTCCTAGCAAAACAAAAATTCTTCCAGTAAAAAAAACAAATAATACAACAATTTTTTTAGAAACAGGTGTTGAATTAATTGATGGTATGAGTTCTTGGTGGAGTGCAATTCATGGTTATAATCATCCAAAATTAAATGAAGCGATAAAAAAACAAGTTGATATTATGCCTCATATAATGTTTGGAGGATTAGCTCATGAACAAGCTTCAATCTTATGTGAGAAATTGGTAAAATTAACAGGATTAAATTCAGTTTTTTTATGTGATAGTGGTTCAGTTTCTGTTGAAGTTTCATTAAAAACGGCAATTTTATATCAAAAAGCAAAAGGTTTAAATAAGTATAAATTTTTGGCATTGGAACATTCTTATCATGGAGATACTTTAGGGGCGATGAGTGTTTGTGATCCTTTAAATTCAATGCATTCTATATATGGTTCATATTTGAGTAAAAATATTTTTACAACTGCTCCTGCTCTTGGATTTGATAGTGATTGTTCAAAAGAGATTAAAGATTTAGAAAATATTTTAGAAAAACATCATCAGGAAATTGCTGGATTTATTCTTGAACCAATTGTACAAGGTGCAGGTGGAATGAGAATTTATAATCCTAGTTATTTAGAAAAAGCAAGAGAACTTTGCGATAAATATAATATTTTATTGATTTTCGATGAAATTGCAACAGGTTTTGGTCATACTGGGCGTATGTTTGCATTTGAATGGACAAATATTAAACCAGATATTATCACCGTTGGAAAAGGTTTAACAGGTGGTTATATGACAATGGCTGCTATGATTACTTCAAAAGAGATAAGTGATACTATCTCTGATAGTGAAATTGGTGTTTTAATGCATGGTCCAACGTTTATGGCAAATCCACTTGCTTGTAGTGTTGCAAATGCTAGCATTGATTTACTTCTAAGTTCTTCTTGGCAAAAAAAAGTAAACAAAATAGAAGAAATTTTTAAAAAAGAATTAGAAACAATTAAAGGTTTAGATTTAGTAAAAGATGTAAGAAATATAGGTGCAATAGGAATAATAGAATTAAAAGAGGATTGTTTTGCACAAGAAATTCAAGATTATTGCGTAAAAAATGGTGTTTGGATAAGACCTTTTGGAACACTTGTTTATTCAATAGTTGCATATACAATAGAAGAAAAAAATTTAATAAAAATAATTAGAACAATGTGTGATGCTATAAAATCTATAAAGAAAAAATAA